A stretch of Henckelia pumila isolate YLH828 chromosome 4, ASM3356847v2, whole genome shotgun sequence DNA encodes these proteins:
- the LOC140865247 gene encoding uncharacterized protein: MAVSARVCHVPNGRILPPLRRKNPSFSPPFRNTQPIHSSSQFSSLALHPRIPSIFRPLAFNRSPPSSPSKFQAGRFTDKQFASVSWGPKENIFHWNYVCVGDGNNGVATVDEKGPEVAVVLLGWLGAKTKHLKRYVSLYNARGLHAITFVASVTDVLGFDLGRRIEERIQRLSDELVSWLSRNDGRERFLIFHAFSNTGWLAYGEVLKNLRERKDIMEKIKGCVVDSGGDPNIDPKVWAAGFSTALLKRTISSTSPSVGEGTEPTVAVEGTNIEEKKPFFLEILLLSAFVKFFSFLLNLPSVHRRLRKLVSILSHDQPPLQLYLYSTEDKVIPFEAIKSFIEGQRRTGKKVIAFNFGSSPHVDHYRTFPELYTLQLDYFLKECRLILVDSQKHSNL; this comes from the exons ATGGCGGTCTCCGCCCGCGTTTGCCATGTCCCAAATGGCCGTATATTGCCACCCCTCCGCCGCAAGAATCCATCTTTCAGCCCCCCATTTCGCAATACTCAACCTATTCATTCTTCTTCGCAGTTTTCTTCACTGGCACTTCACCCGCGGATTCCCTCCATCTTCAGACCTCTGGCCTTCAATCGCTCCCCTCCGAGCTCTCCGTCGAAATTCCAAGCTGGCCGCTTCACGGACAAGCAATTCGCCAGCGTTTCTTGGGGACCTAAGGAGAATATTTTCCACTGGAATTATGTATGCGTGGGTGATGGGAACAATGGGGTTGCTACTGTTGATGAGAAGGGCCCTGAGGTTGCGGTGGTTCTTTTGGGGTGGCTAGGGGCGAAGACCAAGCATTTGAAGAGGTATGTTAGCTTGTATAATGCGAGGGGTCTACACGCTATCACCTTCGTGGCTTCGGTGACGGATGTGCTGGGGTTTGATTTGGGAAGGAGGATCGAAGAGAGGATCCAGAGGTTATCCGATGAGCTGGTCTCGTGGCTGTCGAGGAACGATGGGCGGGAGAGATTCTTGATCTTCCACGCGTTCAGTAATACGGGTTGGCTTGC GTATGGTGAGGTTCTCAAAAATTTGAGAGAGAGAAAAGATATAATGGAGAAGATTAAAGGATGTGTGGTGGACTCTGGAGGAGACCCCAATATTGATCCCAAG GTATGGGCAGCAGGATTTTCCACAGCTTTGTTGAAGAGAACTATCTCCTCTACCTCTCCTTCAGTAGGAGAAGGAACCGAACCAACAGTTGCTGTAGAGGGAACAAATATAGAAGAGAAGAAACCTTTTTTTCTCGAAATCTTGCTGTTATCTGCATTTGTGAAATTTTTCTCCTTCCTTCTTAACTTGCCTAGTGTACATCG GAGATTGAGAAAGTTGGTTTCAATCCTTTCACATGATCAGCCTCCATTGCAGCTTTATCTATACAGCACTGAAGACAAAGTCATTCCATTCGAAGCTATAAAATCATTCATTGAGGGCCAAAGGAGGACCGGGAAGAAAGTGATCGCTTTTAACTTTGGCTCGTCTCCTCATGTGGACCATTATCGAACTTTTCCTGAGCTTTACACCCTTCAACTTGACTATTTTTTGAAGGAGTGTCGATTGATCTTGGTAGACTCGCAGAAACATTCGAATTTATAA
- the LOC140860288 gene encoding protein MODIFIED TRANSPORT TO THE VACUOLE 1, whose translation MDQSRRAVESYWRSKMIDGATSDEDKVTPVYKLEEICDLLRSAHVSIVKEVAEFILKRLQHKSPIVKQKALRVIKYAVGKSGVEFRREMQRNSVDVRQLIHYKGQPDPLKGDALNKAVRETAQETLSALFSPDESKSTPAESSLASRIQGFGSTNYEMPSEDRKSFISEVVDIGTATIKQGLSSFIQSPSMRKNVEAGSYRSPNLRHSFTTENEYSDQYEGIGSRATNDNSSRFSKNAGSGKWGPEISSSQIETINGDSAATYGQKTREEKLLETIVTAGGVRLQPTRDALHVFLMEASKLNPLALGQAIEAKLKSPMWQVRMKAICVLEAVLRKTDDQNFSVVASYFVDNYDVLVKCSESPQASLRDKANKVLNLLDGGQVGVTNHAENTVKHSETSVMGDLIDTGDQDDLGVENTEKTASAPRINQASASIMPLVGDLLGDSFGGDVGTNGTKPYDDPFGDVSFHTNEDKDHTTDLFSGMVVDNSGNTGVNVASHKTESDPFDFFSSSSEGYQGHGNHGKDVNDLMDNLSIHSDNSLTKQIGITSEKGSEDRGSISATCPDNRTSNDVLKAEFAAPTPGMNASPMFPLGAMAYNFPPGLMFNPLIASHPMNYNAMGNLIAQQQFLATMSNFQQPGNLHSHTSFNSAGFNGGHPSPLPDIFTPGISNQPPTSLMSDSKREENKAFDFVSDHLAAAREQKRLS comes from the exons ATGGACCAGAGTAGGAGGGCCGTGGAGTCGTACTGGAGGTCGAAAATGATTGACGGAGCCACGTCGGACGAGGATAAGGTAACTCCAGTCTACAAATTGGAGGAAATTTGTGATTTGCTGAGGTCTGCGCATGTATCAATCGTTAAAGAAGTCGCCGAGTTTATCCTCAAGCGCCTCCAGCATAAATCACCAATCGTCAAGCAAAAG GCCTTAAGGGTCATCAAATATGCTGTTGGAAAGTCAGGCGTGGAGTTTAGAAGGGAAATGCAAAGGAATTCAGTCGATGTACGGCAATTGATACACTACAAGGGCCAACCAGATCCTTTGAAGGGCGATGCATTGAACAAAGCTGTGCGCGAAACAGCACAGGAAACACTATCTGCTTTATTTTCGCCAGATGAGAGCAAATCGACACCTGCAGAAAGTAGCCTGGCAAGTCGAATTCAGGGATTCGGTAGTACCAACTATGAAATGCCATCGGAAGATAGGAAGTCCTTCATCAGCGAGGTCGTTGACATCGGAACTGCAACAATCAAACAGGGACTTAGCAGTTTTATACAATCTCCATCCATGAGGAAAAATGTTGAAGCTGGAAGTTACAGAAGCCCGAATCTTCGGCATTCTTTTACCACAGAAAATGAGTACTCCGATCAATATGAAGGGATTGGTTCTCGTGCTACAAATGACAACAGTTCTCGATTCTCAAAAAATGCTGGTAGTGGAAAGTGGGGTCCAGAGATTAGTTCATCCCAGATAGAAACAATTAATGGAGACTCTGCTGCAACTTATGGTCAGAAGACTCGTGAAGAGAAATTGTTAGAGACCATTGTTACGGCTGGTGGTGTCCGTCTACAGCCTACTCGAGATGCACTTCATGTTTTTCTGATGGAGGCCTCAAAGTTAAATCCTTTAGCACTAGGGCAGGCCATAGAAGCAAAACTGAAATCACCAATGTGGCAG GTTCGCATGAAAGCCATCTGTGTCCTAGAGGCAGTACTCCGGAAGACAGATGACCAGAATTTTTCCGTTGTAGCATCATATTTTGTTGACAACTATGATGTGTTGGTGAAATGTTCTGAATCTCCGCAAGCATCATTAAGGGACAAAGCAAATAAG GTCTTGAACCTTCTTGATGGCGGACAAGTTGGTGTAACCAATCATGCAGAAAATACAGTGAAGCATTCTGAGACATCAGTGATGGGGGACTTGATAGACACTGGTGATCAAGATGATCTCGGTGTGGAAAATACAGAGAAAACAGCCAGTGCACCAAGAATTAACCAAGCATCAGCTTCTATCATGCCACTTGTTGGTGACTTACTTGGAGACAGTTTTGGTGGTGATGTGGGCACCAATGGAACAAAACCCTATGATGACCCTTTTGGGGATGTTTCTTTTCACACCAATGAAGATAAGGACCATACTACTGATCTCTTTTCTGGGATGGTCGTTGACAACTCTGGAAATACAGGAGTGAACGTTGCATCTCATAAAACTGAATCAGATCCATTTGACTTTTTCAGTTCGAGTTCTGAGGGCTACCAGGGGCATGGTAATCATGGAAAAGATGTCAATGACTTGATGGATAACTTGTCAATACATTCCGACAATTCATTGACAAAGCAAATTGGAATTACCTCAGAAAAGGGTTCAGAGGACAGAGGTTCAATTTCCGCTACCTGCCCAGATAATCGAACTTCAAATGATGTCTTGAAAGCAGAATTCGCGGCTCCAACCCCTGGGATGAATGCAAGTCCCATGTTTCCTTTGGGTGCTATGGCTTATAATTTTCCACCAGGCTTGATGTTCAATCCGTTAATTGCTTCTCATCCTATGAATTATAATGCTATGGGGAATCTTATTGCGCAACAGCAGTTCCTTGCAACAATGTCCAACTTCCAACAACCAGGGAATCTGCACTCCCATACAAGTTTTAATTCTGCTGGATTTAATGGTGGACATCCTTCGCCCCTTCCGGACATTTTTACCCCAGGGATATCTAACCAACCTCCAACTTCTCTGATGAGTGACTCAAAGAGAGAGGAGAACAAAGCATTTGATTTTGTCTCG GATCATTTAGCCGCAGCTCGTGAACAAAAGCGTTTGAGTTGA